The Aureibacter tunicatorum genome includes a window with the following:
- a CDS encoding helix-turn-helix domain-containing protein, with the protein MENHKDIASLLQAMNISHLLQCDEFHILKFRDHVNTIPHQTFIRKCDFFQIYFSKQYNLDILIDDSNYSIKDKTILSFLTPQQTLSVDVKNIEGISNGYMIVFQSSFLNNGFSDFDVQQKFPYFNLNYSPVYFLENNSSIFEELFEKIHALFNNLNHENLEIIRAYLSILLYESRKSFLVGSIKKNFKTRAQEISFSFECLVRKNSHSRNSLNYYADKLNISTVYLSECVKKATNRTAKQIINEYIILEASTLLMQSSDTIEEISDKLGFSATSNFINFFKKHSNHSPSKFRKSTKPSF; encoded by the coding sequence ATGGAAAACCATAAAGATATCGCTTCGCTATTGCAAGCAATGAACATAAGCCATTTACTTCAGTGCGATGAATTTCATATTCTTAAATTTAGGGATCATGTGAACACTATTCCTCACCAAACATTCATCAGGAAATGCGATTTTTTTCAAATTTACTTTTCAAAGCAATATAATTTAGACATTCTTATTGATGATTCGAATTATAGCATTAAGGATAAAACGATACTTTCTTTTCTCACCCCTCAGCAAACATTATCTGTGGATGTAAAGAATATCGAAGGCATTTCCAATGGCTATATGATTGTATTTCAATCCTCATTTCTAAATAACGGTTTTTCGGATTTTGATGTGCAACAAAAGTTTCCGTATTTCAATCTGAACTATTCCCCTGTATATTTTTTAGAAAATAATTCCTCTATTTTTGAAGAGCTTTTTGAAAAAATCCATGCCTTGTTCAACAACTTAAACCATGAAAACTTGGAAATTATACGTGCGTATTTAAGCATTTTATTATATGAATCCCGTAAAAGCTTTCTTGTCGGTTCCATCAAGAAAAACTTCAAGACAAGAGCACAAGAAATTTCATTCTCATTCGAATGCCTCGTCAGAAAAAACTCCCATTCCAGAAACTCGCTGAACTATTACGCTGACAAATTGAACATAAGCACCGTTTATTTGTCTGAATGCGTAAAAAAAGCCACAAATAGGACCGCCAAGCAAATTATCAATGAGTACATCATATTAGAGGCTTCCACTTTACTAATGCAGTCTTCGGATACCATAGAAGAAATATCAGACAAGCTGGGCTTCAGCGCAACATCGAACTTCATTAACTTTTTCAAGAAACACTCGAATCACTCTCCTTCAAAGTTTAGAAAATCAACAAAACCTAGCTTTTAA
- a CDS encoding RNA methyltransferase, giving the protein MRKNWKSEDERYFGIGIFRPKTKENLGSLWRTAHILGASFIFVIDAKYKKQNSDVLKVWSKIPLFQYETVEAFLQTVPYSCKIVGVEIDDNAIPIGEYEHPDRAVYLLGAEDNGLTKELKKKCQDIVVLPGDYSLNVAVAGSIVLYDRVNKLG; this is encoded by the coding sequence ATGAGAAAGAATTGGAAATCAGAAGATGAGCGATATTTTGGGATAGGTATCTTCAGACCTAAGACTAAGGAAAATCTTGGCTCGCTTTGGAGAACGGCTCATATCTTGGGAGCAAGTTTTATATTTGTGATAGATGCTAAATATAAAAAGCAAAATTCGGATGTTTTAAAAGTTTGGTCTAAAATACCATTATTTCAATATGAGACAGTGGAAGCATTTCTTCAGACGGTTCCTTACAGTTGCAAAATAGTTGGAGTTGAAATTGATGATAATGCCATTCCTATTGGTGAATATGAACATCCGGACAGGGCGGTTTATTTATTGGGTGCGGAGGACAACGGACTTACGAAAGAATTGAAGAAAAAATGCCAAGATATAGTAGTTTTGCCGGGCGATTACTCTTTGAATGTGGCGGTTGCAGGAAGTATTGTACTATATGATAGAGTGAATAAATTGGGTTAA
- a CDS encoding PD-(D/E)XK nuclease family transposase — protein sequence MIEKFINPFTDFGFKKLFGEEQNKDLLIDFLNQLLPEKDQIKDLPFHQNEHYSRSAEGRQAIFELYCENVYSRNFLIRMKSPSSILNNCMNIANRSSK from the coding sequence ATGATCGAAAAATTCATCAATCCGTTCACAGATTTTGGGTTCAAGAAATTGTTCGGAGAAGAACAAAACAAGGACCTTTTGATTGATTTCTTGAATCAACTGCTTCCTGAAAAAGACCAAATCAAAGACTTGCCTTTTCATCAAAACGAGCATTACTCCAGATCCGCGGAAGGCCGACAGGCTATTTTTGAATTATACTGCGAGAACGTATATTCCAGAAATTTTTTGATACGGATGAAATCGCCAAGTTCAATCCTCAACAACTGTATGAATATCGCGAATCGCTCAAGCAAATGA
- a CDS encoding TonB-dependent receptor domain-containing protein, translating to MKAIIITLLFSLSTISIFASNSSRDNTITGQIIDEQGNPIEFATITILNQEDQTLITGGMSDLNGHFQITNIHEGEYTISISFVGYEKYVREHLFMEKNGSVLNLGEITLNINPKLLEEVVVAGQRQSVNYEIDKKIVSVAEELSSASLTAVEVLENVPSIRVDMEGNVALRGSSGFTVLIDGKPTALDPSDALKQIPASTIQNIEIMTNPSVKYDPDGTGGVINVITKKNEVLGLNGAVNATMGNFGRYGGDMLFNYRRQNINFFVGLDYNENIFPSNNFRERRTVHDGITTVIEDEGSSEYIRTTQSIRAGFSWDISDRDFLSLETQYGNFNARRLSSLDYQTSIEGQDEVINEHSHSEHLRAFNYLTLTGSYRHLFDEENHELLFQVNTRYRDYQEFSENLMSNADNQSVNFGSRNTEYAPNPLHHWDLRLDYSKPFRENDMLETGIHVRTQNSVNETTFSLYDTLNGEFVRQPEFDNSIRFHRYIYGAYGMYRGEINDFGFQLGLRTEYTDRFVESQNTNETFSIDRWDIFPTAHFSYNLPKDNQIMTSYSRRIDRPGSWTFEPFMTWVDQFNVRKGNPALEPEYIDAFELGYIKQWNSAQLSVESYYRVKHNKIETIQSVYDDGVILSTYENVGTDYSLGLELSYNQAVSKWWDFTLTGDVFDYRIEGERNGESFDQQSFNWSTRISNNFKVNDNIRIQLDGNYNSPTVRSQGRTEGYYALNAGIRSDFMDKKFSLALQARNLLSSIKYVTITEDGELFTYNHNSPEAPSVSLTLTYRFRQ from the coding sequence ATGAAAGCTATCATCATCACTTTGTTATTTTCATTATCAACGATTTCAATATTCGCAAGCAACTCTAGCAGAGACAATACAATCACAGGCCAAATCATTGATGAGCAAGGCAATCCAATTGAATTCGCTACCATTACAATTCTCAACCAAGAAGATCAAACCTTAATAACGGGTGGCATGAGCGATTTGAATGGTCATTTCCAGATCACCAATATCCACGAAGGAGAGTACACTATTTCTATAAGCTTTGTCGGGTATGAAAAATACGTCAGAGAACATCTTTTCATGGAAAAAAATGGTTCGGTGCTTAACTTAGGAGAAATTACCCTAAACATTAACCCTAAGCTTTTAGAAGAAGTAGTGGTCGCGGGCCAAAGACAGAGTGTCAATTATGAAATAGACAAAAAAATTGTGTCAGTAGCTGAGGAGCTTTCTTCGGCTTCGCTAACAGCTGTAGAAGTACTGGAAAATGTTCCCTCCATCAGAGTTGATATGGAAGGAAATGTAGCTTTGAGAGGAAGTTCAGGATTTACTGTGCTGATCGATGGCAAGCCAACCGCACTGGATCCAAGCGACGCTTTGAAGCAAATTCCAGCAAGCACTATCCAGAATATTGAAATCATGACCAATCCATCTGTCAAATACGATCCCGATGGCACTGGAGGCGTCATCAATGTCATCACCAAAAAAAATGAGGTTTTAGGTCTCAATGGAGCTGTCAATGCCACAATGGGTAATTTTGGAAGGTATGGAGGCGATATGCTGTTTAATTATAGACGACAGAATATCAACTTTTTCGTAGGACTTGATTATAACGAAAATATATTTCCCAGCAATAATTTCAGAGAGCGAAGAACAGTTCATGATGGTATCACCACAGTCATCGAAGATGAAGGAAGCTCTGAATACATTCGAACCACACAGAGCATCAGAGCTGGATTTTCATGGGATATTTCAGACAGGGATTTTCTTTCATTAGAAACTCAATATGGAAACTTTAATGCCAGAAGACTTTCTTCTTTGGACTACCAAACAAGCATAGAGGGCCAAGATGAAGTAATCAATGAACATAGTCACAGTGAACATTTGCGAGCATTCAATTATCTCACGCTTACTGGTAGCTATCGCCACTTATTTGATGAAGAAAATCATGAGCTATTATTTCAGGTAAATACTCGATACAGAGATTATCAGGAATTCTCAGAAAATCTAATGTCAAACGCTGATAACCAAAGCGTTAATTTCGGATCTCGAAATACAGAATACGCTCCCAACCCATTGCACCATTGGGATTTGCGCTTGGATTACTCTAAACCATTTAGGGAAAATGATATGCTTGAAACAGGAATCCATGTCAGAACACAAAACAGCGTGAATGAAACTACCTTTTCTCTGTATGACACGCTCAATGGTGAATTCGTGAGACAACCCGAATTTGACAACTCCATTAGATTCCATCGATACATCTATGGAGCATATGGCATGTATAGAGGTGAAATCAACGATTTTGGATTTCAATTAGGCTTGCGAACTGAATATACAGATCGATTTGTGGAGTCGCAAAATACCAATGAAACGTTTTCCATTGATCGCTGGGACATTTTTCCTACCGCTCACTTCTCATACAATCTCCCCAAAGACAATCAAATCATGACAAGCTATTCCAGAAGAATCGACAGACCAGGGAGCTGGACTTTTGAGCCGTTTATGACATGGGTCGATCAATTCAATGTACGCAAAGGAAATCCCGCTTTGGAACCTGAATATATCGATGCTTTTGAATTGGGCTATATCAAGCAATGGAACAGCGCTCAACTTTCCGTAGAGTCATACTATAGAGTCAAGCATAATAAAATAGAAACCATTCAGTCGGTTTATGACGACGGGGTTATATTGTCCACTTATGAAAATGTTGGAACCGACTATTCATTGGGCCTTGAGCTTTCATATAATCAAGCGGTTTCAAAGTGGTGGGATTTTACTTTGACAGGAGATGTATTCGATTATAGAATTGAAGGCGAGCGCAATGGAGAATCCTTTGACCAGCAATCCTTCAACTGGAGCACAAGAATCAGCAATAATTTCAAAGTCAACGACAATATACGAATTCAACTGGATGGAAATTACAACAGTCCAACAGTGAGATCTCAAGGCAGAACGGAAGGATATTACGCTTTGAATGCAGGGATCAGAAGCGACTTTATGGACAAGAAGTTTTCACTGGCGCTTCAAGCCAGAAACCTGCTTTCATCCATCAAATATGTGACAATCACAGAAGATGGAGAATTGTTTACATACAATCATAATTCACCCGAAGCACCGTCAGTGTCTTTGACATTAACTTACAGATTTAGGCAATAA
- a CDS encoding sensor histidine kinase: MAIQFLPISVTPKEFIVKTYQTDYFSSPMNLIESNKYLNVTLHLAIWGLFLILPPFLIDQFERIKDYSYFQYYVSFSFLILIFYLGKTLMKRRQTLAFIIVMTISYVMYMKGPIYISEALDITNTSSPIVTPSQRSKAELGYSILFMIALASNIMLYLFKVSKKLKEEHAKAELSLLKSQVNPHFLFNSLNTIYYLTLKKKDSAPEAVMSLSDMMRYVLTESNKEKVLLAKEIEYINEYLNLQKMRMPEKTKINYSVNIEDENINIAPLLLIPFIENAFKYGISANTFTSIDIKLSLEKKCLQLHVQNQIFQNEGEKINSTKNGIQNVSKRLELIYPKRHELSIEKIDHLFTVNLSIQL; this comes from the coding sequence ATGGCAATCCAATTCCTTCCAATTAGTGTTACACCTAAAGAGTTTATCGTGAAAACATATCAAACTGATTATTTCTCAAGTCCAATGAATCTAATCGAATCCAATAAATACCTTAATGTAACGCTTCATCTGGCTATATGGGGACTGTTTCTGATCCTGCCTCCTTTTCTAATAGATCAATTTGAAAGAATCAAAGACTACTCGTACTTTCAATATTATGTGAGTTTTTCCTTCTTGATTCTCATCTTTTATTTGGGAAAAACTCTAATGAAAAGAAGACAAACCTTAGCATTTATCATTGTCATGACTATCTCCTATGTTATGTACATGAAAGGACCAATATATATCAGTGAAGCATTAGATATCACCAATACAAGCTCTCCCATTGTTACTCCCAGCCAAAGGTCAAAAGCCGAACTCGGTTATTCCATCCTTTTCATGATCGCGCTAGCTTCGAACATAATGCTGTACTTGTTCAAAGTCAGCAAAAAGCTAAAAGAAGAACACGCGAAAGCTGAATTGTCTCTGCTTAAATCTCAAGTAAATCCCCATTTTCTATTCAACAGCCTGAATACAATTTATTATTTGACTTTAAAGAAAAAAGATAGCGCTCCAGAGGCAGTGATGTCGCTATCGGATATGATGCGCTATGTGTTGACAGAGTCAAATAAAGAAAAAGTCTTGCTAGCCAAAGAGATAGAATATATCAACGAGTATTTGAATCTGCAAAAAATGAGAATGCCCGAAAAAACCAAAATCAATTACTCTGTCAATATCGAAGACGAAAACATAAACATCGCCCCCTTGCTGTTGATTCCATTTATTGAAAATGCATTCAAGTACGGCATAAGCGCCAACACATTCACATCGATAGACATCAAGTTGAGCTTGGAAAAAAAATGCTTGCAACTTCATGTGCAAAATCAAATATTTCAAAATGAAGGAGAAAAAATAAACAGCACAAAAAACGGCATTCAAAATGTATCCAAAAGGTTGGAATTGATTTATCCCAAACGGCACGAATTAAGTATCGAGAAAATCGATCACTTATTTACAGTTAATCTATCCATCCAATTATAG
- a CDS encoding LytTR family DNA-binding domain-containing protein, with the protein MSKHLICIAIDDEPFALELIKEYCRKVPSIELTRTFNNPIEASYFLKNNHPDIIFLDIKMPELSGMQLAHKIKQSVIIFTTAYSEFAAESYDLEAVDYLMKPFNFQRFYKAIEKAEKYIQLKNQKHKPAISSYIQVKVEYKNIQINTNEIRYIEAMDNYVKIFTEQDCYITKLSMKAILKELPDKEFFRIHKSYIVSKQHIDYFSASDIAMGNKTLPIGRKYSSEFSEFMS; encoded by the coding sequence ATGAGTAAACACCTGATATGCATAGCGATAGATGACGAGCCATTCGCATTGGAGCTTATTAAAGAATACTGTCGAAAGGTACCCTCAATAGAATTGACAAGAACTTTCAACAATCCGATAGAAGCCTCTTATTTTCTAAAAAACAATCATCCGGATATCATATTCTTGGACATCAAAATGCCCGAACTTTCAGGCATGCAACTAGCTCATAAAATAAAACAATCCGTCATCATATTCACTACAGCCTATAGCGAGTTCGCCGCAGAAAGCTATGACTTGGAGGCTGTCGACTATTTGATGAAGCCATTCAACTTTCAGCGATTTTACAAAGCCATTGAAAAAGCGGAGAAATATATTCAACTTAAAAATCAAAAACACAAACCGGCAATCTCTTCCTATATCCAAGTAAAAGTCGAATACAAAAACATTCAAATCAATACAAATGAAATCCGATACATTGAAGCGATGGATAACTATGTGAAAATCTTTACAGAACAAGATTGCTATATCACAAAGCTATCCATGAAAGCCATACTTAAAGAATTGCCTGACAAGGAGTTCTTCAGAATCCATAAATCTTACATTGTATCAAAACAACACATAGACTATTTCTCAGCCAGTGACATCGCAATGGGAAATAAAACACTGCCTATTGGCCGAAAATACAGCTCCGAATTCTCCGAATTCATGTCTTAG
- a CDS encoding acyltransferase, which translates to MPKNSQLPNGAFSLTKSRTHIVWLDVLRLIAIFMVLSIHATDNVPPSERSQSWYVLWGSVFGSFMRPSVPLFVMITGLLLIPVKHDMSMRQFYKKRLGRILAPFLIWAVFYNLFPWITGILGFKPEFINTFFAWAGESPSQTFTDAINRIALIPFKFNVYTTHLWYLYLLIGLYLYLPIFSAWVSRASKKDLELFLCIWGVSLLLPYAHEYLGKDLFGLCSWNAFGTFYYFAGFNGYLLLGYYLYHHNKMNWKQTLAVAMPLFIAGYLFTFIGFKSMVSDPNSTEYEVELFYTYCSLNVAMMTASVFLIVQKVKIKSERLKSLLSNLTKCGLGIYLSHYCFLGPIHSLTESLSLPVPVMMIIDPVLLLIVTWAFVAIVYKWSKAKWIMG; encoded by the coding sequence ATGCCTAAGAATTCTCAATTACCCAACGGGGCATTTTCATTAACTAAGAGTAGGACGCATATTGTCTGGCTGGATGTTTTGCGACTTATCGCAATATTTATGGTTTTGTCGATTCACGCTACTGACAATGTTCCGCCAAGCGAACGATCTCAATCATGGTATGTATTGTGGGGAAGCGTATTTGGATCATTTATGAGACCAAGCGTTCCTTTATTTGTCATGATTACCGGACTCCTTTTGATTCCAGTCAAGCATGATATGAGCATGAGGCAGTTTTACAAGAAACGTTTGGGCAGAATCTTAGCGCCTTTTTTAATTTGGGCAGTTTTTTATAATTTGTTCCCTTGGATCACAGGTATTTTGGGTTTTAAGCCTGAATTTATTAACACTTTCTTCGCTTGGGCAGGGGAAAGTCCATCCCAGACTTTTACGGATGCGATTAATCGAATTGCGCTTATACCTTTTAAGTTCAATGTTTATACGACACATCTTTGGTATCTGTATTTATTGATCGGGCTGTATCTTTATCTGCCGATATTTTCTGCATGGGTTTCCAGAGCATCTAAAAAAGATTTAGAGTTATTTTTATGTATATGGGGAGTAAGCTTATTGTTGCCATACGCTCATGAATACTTAGGCAAAGATCTGTTTGGCTTGTGTTCATGGAATGCATTTGGAACATTTTATTATTTTGCCGGATTCAATGGCTATTTGTTGTTAGGATATTATCTGTATCATCACAATAAAATGAACTGGAAGCAGACATTGGCTGTCGCGATGCCATTATTCATTGCAGGTTACTTGTTTACATTTATTGGCTTCAAGTCGATGGTTTCAGATCCCAACTCAACTGAATATGAGGTTGAGCTCTTTTATACATATTGTTCCTTGAATGTTGCGATGATGACAGCATCGGTATTCTTGATTGTGCAAAAAGTAAAAATAAAGTCTGAGCGTTTAAAGAGTTTATTGTCGAATTTGACTAAATGCGGTCTGGGTATTTATTTGTCTCATTATTGTTTTTTGGGGCCTATTCATAGCTTGACAGAGTCATTGAGCTTGCCGGTTCCAGTTATGATGATTATCGATCCAGTATTGTTATTGATCGTTACATGGGCATTTGTAGCGATAGTATACAAATGGTCAAAAGCCAAATGGATCATGGGATAA
- a CDS encoding Crp/Fnr family transcriptional regulator: MKSLYPLTDTTVSALCSQMTLLHIPKNSLLIEDNTLNRNLYFIEEGLCRSFCNFDGEEVTTWFSLEGDVTFALLPMYRNAPGFENVQALEDSVIYSIPFEKLEALYRSCIDLANWGRIIHQECVLLLQTRRIERMQKTAGERYHILLNECPELFNRVKLGYIASYLGMTQQYLSKLRSDKK; encoded by the coding sequence ATGAAGAGTCTTTATCCCTTGACGGATACAACTGTCAGCGCATTGTGTTCGCAGATGACGTTACTTCATATCCCAAAGAACAGCTTGTTGATAGAGGACAATACATTGAATCGAAATCTATACTTTATAGAGGAAGGTTTATGCAGATCATTTTGCAATTTTGATGGTGAAGAGGTAACGACATGGTTTAGTTTGGAAGGAGATGTCACCTTTGCTTTGTTGCCAATGTATCGAAATGCTCCGGGCTTTGAAAATGTACAAGCATTGGAAGATTCTGTCATATATTCAATACCGTTCGAAAAACTGGAAGCCTTGTACAGAAGCTGTATTGATTTGGCGAACTGGGGAAGAATTATTCATCAAGAGTGCGTTTTGTTATTGCAAACAAGGCGAATTGAGCGTATGCAAAAAACTGCCGGAGAGCGATATCATATTTTACTCAATGAATGCCCGGAGTTGTTTAATCGGGTCAAGTTAGGATATATAGCATCATATCTAGGAATGACTCAACAATACTTAAGCAAGCTTCGATCGGATAAAAAATAG
- a CDS encoding leucine-rich repeat domain-containing protein, producing the protein MKYLIIFFISLLMSCSSNRENKHIDISLQRELEREKKIIEILENKYGFVDIDEKNTDLNYDQHDNGLIRVVYIQNKDFDYLPSEIYQLKHITRLDLRGANFKDLPDSLMSFKNLKELMLLNNPIIRVSEIKIPNSIENIRFDDCPMESFPKLQKENDSIPYKLFLSKTKIDSIPDFVGDMNICLLWANECPITYISPNLGNCENMYEVDFSRIKTDQFPEELGKLSKMNYVKLNRLKLNAIPEFIFEWKNLTAIKLNNNKIREVPEAIGQLKKLKSFYAQSNELTTLPKEFGQLKNIEFIDLEYNVLDHKSFPEEMFFPRNGDKARLYVSRPDCYTCFSVPEEQVRRAFKVL; encoded by the coding sequence ATGAAGTATCTAATAATATTTTTCATAAGCTTATTAATGTCATGTTCATCAAATAGAGAAAATAAGCATATAGATATTTCTCTTCAAAGAGAATTAGAAAGAGAAAAAAAGATTATAGAAATACTTGAAAATAAATATGGTTTTGTTGACATAGATGAGAAGAACACAGATTTAAACTATGACCAGCATGATAACGGGCTAATTAGAGTTGTTTATATTCAGAATAAAGACTTTGACTATTTGCCAAGTGAAATTTATCAGCTAAAGCATATCACACGATTAGATCTAAGAGGAGCTAATTTCAAGGATTTGCCAGATAGTCTTATGTCTTTTAAAAATTTAAAGGAATTAATGCTTCTGAACAACCCTATAATAAGAGTAAGTGAAATTAAAATTCCAAACTCAATAGAAAATATCAGGTTTGATGATTGTCCAATGGAGTCATTTCCCAAACTTCAAAAAGAAAACGACTCGATTCCTTATAAACTATTTTTATCAAAAACTAAAATCGATAGTATTCCTGACTTTGTGGGCGATATGAATATTTGTTTGTTATGGGCCAATGAATGTCCGATAACTTATATTTCCCCAAATCTAGGAAATTGTGAGAATATGTATGAGGTTGATTTTTCGAGAATAAAAACGGATCAGTTTCCTGAGGAGTTAGGCAAACTGAGCAAAATGAATTATGTCAAACTTAACAGATTAAAATTAAATGCTATTCCAGAATTTATATTTGAATGGAAAAATTTAACAGCTATTAAGCTAAACAACAATAAAATAAGGGAAGTTCCAGAAGCGATTGGCCAACTAAAAAAGTTGAAATCATTTTACGCTCAATCCAATGAACTTACAACACTGCCTAAGGAATTCGGGCAGTTGAAAAATATAGAGTTTATTGATTTGGAATATAACGTTTTAGATCACAAATCTTTTCCAGAAGAAATGTTTTTCCCAAGAAATGGAGACAAAGCAAGGCTTTATGTAAGTCGGCCGGATTGTTATACTTGTTTTTCAGTTCCAGAGGAGCAGGTTCGAAGAGCTTTTAAAGTGTTGTAA